Proteins encoded by one window of Fischerella sp. PCC 9605:
- a CDS encoding response regulator transcription factor: MRILLVEDDPEQLEPLQGVLSEAGYIVDGVEDGETAQWLLSKKEYDLLILDWMLPTISGLSLCHQYRLLGKTAPVLMLSAKDTTPDKVTGLDAGADDYLVKPADLVELLARVRALSRRSPQWVGDILRVADLQLHLSNLTVERNHTSVEISPREAQLLEYLMRHRNQVLTREQIEEALWEWGTEPESNALTVLVRKLRHRLQLVGAADWIKTVYGMGYSLKAPDN; the protein is encoded by the coding sequence ATGCGGATATTGCTGGTAGAAGACGATCCCGAACAATTAGAGCCATTACAAGGTGTACTATCGGAAGCTGGATATATTGTCGATGGCGTTGAAGATGGAGAAACTGCACAATGGCTCTTGTCCAAAAAAGAGTACGACTTGTTAATTTTAGACTGGATGTTGCCTACAATCAGCGGGTTAAGTCTGTGTCATCAGTATCGACTTCTTGGCAAAACTGCACCTGTGTTGATGCTTAGTGCCAAGGATACCACACCTGATAAAGTCACAGGTTTAGATGCAGGAGCAGATGACTATCTTGTCAAACCTGCTGACTTAGTGGAACTCTTAGCGCGGGTACGTGCGCTATCGAGGCGTTCTCCTCAGTGGGTGGGAGATATTCTCCGTGTTGCAGATTTACAACTGCATCTAAGTAACTTAACTGTTGAACGCAACCACACAAGTGTAGAAATATCACCACGGGAAGCTCAATTGCTAGAGTACCTAATGCGTCACCGCAATCAAGTCTTAACCCGCGAACAGATTGAAGAAGCATTGTGGGAGTGGGGTACGGAACCGGAAAGTAATGCGTTGACTGTGTTAGTACGCAAATTGCGGCATCGCTTGCAGTTAGTTGGTGCAGCGGATTGGATTAAAACTGTCTACGGTATGGGTTATAGCTTAAAAGCTCCAGACAATTAA
- a CDS encoding DUF3267 domain-containing protein: protein MPNQTNQTNQLPALLVFLGFIGVLFGQIIIHELIHGVAFAAFGGSPRYGVGVKFFFPYAYATSPGTRFSRNEFLVIGLAPLVVIDLLCLVLLAIFPQAAWLGWIVVFNTSGASGDLWMATLLLRCPASIEVEDRRTGMAIYAPSHVDVRSLPFKTSSSKVRSALWVWGNATLIVLMVLFLGSFLLMPIFQILQVSSFVLGTDTFWIMRWQNNEQGFGIGFNLLSVLAIAAFFGLVGILVKAIDSKRQ from the coding sequence ATGCCCAATCAAACCAACCAGACAAATCAATTGCCAGCCCTTCTAGTATTTTTGGGATTTATTGGTGTTTTATTCGGACAGATTATTATTCACGAATTAATTCACGGGGTGGCATTCGCTGCCTTTGGTGGGTCGCCCCGTTACGGAGTTGGTGTGAAATTTTTCTTTCCTTATGCCTACGCGACTTCACCAGGAACTCGCTTTTCCCGTAACGAATTTTTAGTAATTGGACTGGCTCCCCTGGTGGTAATTGATCTGTTGTGTCTGGTATTGCTGGCGATATTTCCACAAGCAGCTTGGCTTGGTTGGATTGTAGTATTTAACACTTCTGGAGCTAGCGGTGATTTGTGGATGGCGACGCTGCTGCTGCGCTGTCCTGCCTCAATTGAAGTTGAAGACCGTCGTACAGGTATGGCGATTTACGCTCCCTCTCATGTTGATGTTCGTTCTCTACCCTTTAAAACTTCTAGCTCAAAGGTTCGTTCCGCTTTGTGGGTTTGGGGTAACGCTACGCTGATAGTTTTGATGGTACTGTTTTTGGGTAGTTTTCTTTTGATGCCAATCTTTCAGATTTTGCAGGTTTCTTCATTTGTCTTGGGAACAGACACTTTCTGGATTATGCGCTGGCAGAATAACGAGCAAGGATTTGGTATTGGTTTCAACCTGTTGTCTGTTTTGGCGATCGCTGCCTTTTTTGGACTTGTAGGTATTTTGGTGAAGGCAATTGACTCCAAAAGACAGTGA
- the mgtE gene encoding magnesium transporter — MTENPPSSPCQLSVSRQELVELVRSQLEALLQQENFQGAKALLVPVQPADIAQAIEGLPKAMQAIAFRLLSKQEAIEVYEYLDSSIQQSLIAELRQQEVLDIVDKMSPDDRARLFDELPAVVVQRLLQQLSPAEREATALLLGYKEGTAGRIMTTEYLSVKEDLTVSQAIERVRVLASATEIIYYLYVTDRERRLTGTLSFRDLVIAQPEQRLGEIMTRDVVFVQTDTDQEEVAQIIQRYDLLAVPVVDTEQRLVGIVTVDDVLDVLEQETTEDIYKLGGVEAGGDNYFQTNVLTAARKRVVWLFVLLLANTGTTAVISAQENVLEQVVALAAFIPLLIDAGGNVGAQSSTVVIRGLNLREVGIKKALQVVTRETITGALLGVMLGIAVIFWAYLLEGSLPIAITVGMSLLAITILAAVSGSGLPFLFGAIGLDPALMSAPFITSLVDVLGVFIYLMLARAILQL; from the coding sequence TTGACTGAGAATCCACCTTCCTCTCCATGCCAACTGAGTGTGTCCCGACAAGAACTTGTGGAGTTAGTGCGATCGCAACTCGAAGCACTGCTACAACAAGAAAACTTCCAGGGAGCAAAAGCCCTATTGGTACCCGTACAACCTGCGGATATTGCTCAAGCTATTGAGGGTTTGCCAAAAGCTATGCAGGCTATAGCTTTTCGCTTACTTTCCAAACAAGAGGCAATCGAAGTCTATGAATATCTCGACTCCAGCATCCAGCAGTCCTTGATTGCAGAATTAAGGCAGCAAGAAGTTCTTGACATTGTAGATAAGATGTCGCCAGACGATCGAGCGCGACTATTTGACGAGTTACCCGCTGTTGTCGTCCAGCGTCTATTGCAACAACTCAGTCCAGCTGAACGCGAAGCTACTGCCCTACTTCTAGGCTACAAAGAGGGTACTGCTGGGCGGATCATGACCACAGAATATCTTTCTGTGAAGGAGGATTTAACAGTTAGCCAAGCTATTGAGCGGGTTCGCGTTTTAGCTAGTGCCACTGAAATTATCTACTACCTTTACGTGACTGATAGAGAACGCCGTCTCACGGGAACTCTTTCCTTTAGAGATTTAGTGATTGCCCAGCCAGAGCAAAGGTTGGGTGAAATTATGACCCGTGATGTGGTATTCGTTCAAACGGATACAGACCAAGAAGAAGTAGCGCAAATTATCCAACGCTACGACTTATTAGCTGTGCCTGTAGTGGATACAGAACAGCGTCTCGTTGGTATTGTGACTGTGGATGACGTGCTGGATGTCTTAGAGCAAGAAACCACGGAAGATATTTACAAACTAGGTGGCGTGGAAGCTGGGGGCGATAACTATTTCCAGACGAACGTGTTGACAGCAGCTCGTAAACGGGTGGTCTGGCTATTTGTTCTCTTACTTGCCAATACTGGTACTACTGCTGTTATCAGTGCTCAGGAGAATGTTTTAGAACAAGTTGTTGCCTTAGCTGCCTTTATTCCCTTATTGATTGACGCAGGTGGAAATGTCGGAGCGCAATCTTCAACAGTGGTAATTCGAGGTCTTAATCTTAGGGAAGTTGGCATCAAAAAAGCTTTGCAAGTTGTGACGCGGGAAACAATCACAGGAGCGCTATTGGGAGTGATGTTAGGGATAGCAGTGATTTTCTGGGCTTATTTGCTTGAAGGTAGTTTGCCAATAGCAATTACTGTAGGGATGAGTTTGCTGGCAATTACTATCTTAGCAGCTGTTTCAGGTTCTGGCTTACCTTTTTTATTTGGTGCGATCGGTTTAGATCCAGCCTTAATGTCAGCTCCTTTTATTACGTCTCTTGTAGATGTTTTGGGAGTTTTTATTTATCTAATGCTAGCTAGAGCAATTTTACAACTATAA
- a CDS encoding rhomboid family intramembrane serine protease: MVPLRDNNPTTITPYVTYGLIITNILVFLYQLSLTPQQLQRFFYAAALVPCQLSSTCPTGLDNQVIPEWMTLITSQFLHGGFLHLAGNMLFLWVFGNNIEDRLGHVKYLIFYLTCGVLAALSQWFFSQNSTIPSLGASGAIAGVLGAYILRFPRAEVLTLVPLGFFLTTIRIPAFFFLGFWFIQQAFYGIASLQARSNIGMEGGGIAYWAHAGGFVFGAILAPLFGLYKRR; encoded by the coding sequence GTGGTTCCTCTGCGAGATAACAACCCAACAACAATTACCCCGTATGTCACCTACGGGCTAATTATTACCAATATCCTTGTTTTTCTTTATCAACTGAGCCTGACACCGCAACAATTGCAAAGGTTTTTCTACGCTGCGGCACTAGTACCATGCCAACTTTCAAGCACTTGCCCCACTGGCTTGGATAATCAGGTGATACCAGAGTGGATGACCTTGATTACATCCCAATTCCTACATGGCGGTTTTTTGCACTTGGCAGGAAATATGCTGTTTTTATGGGTTTTTGGTAACAATATTGAAGATCGCTTGGGTCATGTGAAATATTTAATTTTTTATCTGACGTGCGGCGTTTTAGCAGCACTGTCCCAGTGGTTCTTTTCACAAAATTCGACGATTCCTTCCTTGGGTGCTAGTGGTGCTATTGCCGGAGTTTTAGGTGCATACATTCTTCGTTTTCCAAGAGCCGAAGTTCTCACTTTAGTTCCTTTGGGATTTTTCTTGACCACAATACGAATTCCCGCATTTTTCTTTCTTGGGTTTTGGTTTATCCAGCAAGCTTTCTATGGTATCGCCAGCTTACAGGCTCGCTCCAATATCGGGATGGAAGGTGGGGGGATTGCCTACTGGGCACACGCAGGAGGCTTCGTCTTTGGGGCAATTCTTGCTCCTCTATTCGGCTTGTACAAGCGGCGCTAG
- a CDS encoding sensor histidine kinase, protein MFHRSRSNLALWFTLTMGSILVIFAGVIYYQAVLDELEDLDRLLYKKSRVMAVNAKYELRKKQLDLENVPLLGSNVPPLGTEFVYARWYDTKGELVQFFGTTPEAQLTITPGFHTLKTTFYSSKGASTVTWLRQLTLPVYQDNLLIGYLQVATPLASAQNNLAQLRLVLLLTVPVTLGVIGLAGWCLGGIAMQPIRDSYDQLQRFTADASHELRSPLSAITSNAQYGLISQSSSPEMQRQRFEKILDVAKSMSTLVNNLLFLARHAGRLSPESLQQVDLKSELLQIADEYATQDAAKHLNLTYTLPTTSVIVLGDADLLRQAVVNLLSNACKYTPPGGQVQLRLFIQSNWAVIEVIDNGIGIPEADLPHIFERFYRVDKKRSRKTGGYGLGLSIVQQIVSAHAGHINVKSVIDKGSTFQIFLPLK, encoded by the coding sequence ATGTTTCATCGTAGTCGCAGTAATTTAGCTCTATGGTTTACCCTCACGATGGGGAGCATTTTGGTTATTTTTGCGGGAGTAATTTACTATCAAGCAGTCTTAGACGAACTAGAGGATCTCGATCGCTTACTCTACAAAAAATCCAGAGTCATGGCGGTGAACGCAAAGTACGAGCTGCGTAAAAAACAGCTAGATCTAGAAAATGTGCCGCTTTTAGGAAGTAACGTACCACCACTGGGTACTGAATTCGTATATGCGCGTTGGTACGACACCAAAGGGGAACTGGTGCAATTTTTCGGTACGACTCCAGAGGCGCAGTTGACAATCACCCCTGGTTTTCACACTCTCAAAACCACGTTTTACTCCTCAAAGGGAGCATCCACCGTTACTTGGCTCCGTCAGTTAACGCTGCCCGTCTACCAGGATAATTTATTAATCGGTTATCTCCAAGTTGCAACGCCGCTAGCATCGGCACAAAATAATCTGGCTCAGTTACGATTGGTTTTACTTTTGACAGTACCAGTGACCTTAGGAGTTATCGGTTTAGCTGGTTGGTGTTTGGGGGGAATAGCAATGCAACCCATTCGTGACAGCTACGACCAGCTACAACGCTTCACAGCTGATGCTTCCCATGAATTGCGATCGCCTTTGTCAGCTATTACTAGTAATGCCCAATACGGGTTAATTTCTCAATCTAGTAGTCCCGAAATGCAGCGTCAGCGCTTCGAGAAAATTCTTGATGTCGCCAAGTCAATGAGTACTCTGGTGAATAATCTGCTGTTTCTCGCGCGCCATGCAGGTCGATTATCACCTGAATCTTTACAACAAGTTGACTTGAAGAGTGAGCTTTTACAGATAGCAGATGAATATGCAACCCAAGACGCTGCAAAACATCTCAATCTAACTTATACTTTACCAACTACTAGTGTGATTGTGCTCGGTGATGCCGACTTGCTGCGTCAAGCAGTAGTTAATTTACTCAGTAATGCTTGTAAATATACTCCCCCTGGAGGTCAAGTTCAGCTGCGGCTGTTCATCCAGTCAAATTGGGCTGTGATTGAAGTTATAGACAATGGTATCGGTATTCCTGAAGCTGATCTACCGCATATTTTTGAGCGGTTTTATCGGGTGGATAAAAAGCGATCGCGCAAAACTGGCGGATATGGTTTAGGGTTATCAATTGTCCAACAAATCGTCTCTGCACACGCTGGTCATATTAATGTCAAAAGTGTCATCGATAAGGGGTCAACTTTTCAAATTTTTTTGCCACTCAAGTAG
- a CDS encoding DUF389 domain-containing protein: protein MRQLIVQVPRGQGKKVLDIAKSLDGENLAQFEATGSEELLDLVLIHVSNQQVEKLLAKLEDIPKLHITLLPTGVMALSPPASQAPQQVKNVEERSPIEIFLGGLQSVGSWRGFLGYAAVAGFVVWIGLYTNTIYLLTAAMLIAPFAGPAMNVAIATARGDSQLLWRGILRYFAALAVTIAVAGMLSLIMRQNIATSLMIERSQISSVAVLLPLAAGAAGALNLVQSERSSLVSGAATGMLVAASLAPPAGIVGMASAIGRWDLVVSGLFLLLLQLLGINFTAALLFHFFGLSARGVRYKRGKRWLFPVALVFTVAAIASLLTWQFTSSPDLQRSTLAQRANAQIEEVVSQSPLVTLVEANVRFTHADIKGQNTLLCVVYVQRRKDAIASSEAIRFRLTQAIQNRLLQQNLNITPLIDVSVLELPTSN from the coding sequence ATGCGCCAACTAATTGTCCAAGTGCCACGCGGACAAGGGAAAAAAGTTCTTGACATTGCTAAGTCTCTTGATGGAGAGAACTTGGCTCAGTTCGAGGCAACAGGCAGCGAGGAATTACTTGATTTAGTTTTGATTCATGTATCTAATCAGCAAGTTGAAAAGCTGTTAGCGAAACTAGAAGATATACCTAAATTACATATCACACTGTTGCCAACGGGAGTAATGGCTCTGAGTCCTCCAGCTTCACAAGCACCGCAGCAGGTCAAAAATGTGGAGGAACGTAGCCCAATAGAGATTTTCCTCGGTGGTCTGCAAAGTGTTGGCTCTTGGCGAGGTTTTCTGGGATATGCGGCTGTAGCTGGTTTTGTGGTCTGGATTGGCTTATATACCAACACAATTTACTTACTAACTGCGGCAATGCTGATTGCTCCGTTTGCGGGTCCAGCGATGAATGTGGCGATCGCAACAGCGAGGGGAGATAGCCAACTGCTCTGGCGCGGCATCCTGCGTTATTTTGCGGCTTTGGCAGTGACGATAGCTGTTGCCGGAATGCTCAGTTTAATTATGCGGCAGAATATTGCCACGAGTTTGATGATTGAACGGAGTCAGATTTCCTCAGTGGCGGTGTTGTTACCCTTAGCAGCAGGAGCAGCAGGAGCGTTGAATCTAGTTCAATCTGAACGGAGTAGTCTGGTATCTGGAGCAGCAACCGGAATGCTAGTTGCCGCTTCCTTGGCTCCCCCTGCGGGAATTGTCGGTATGGCAAGCGCAATTGGTAGGTGGGATTTGGTAGTTAGCGGTTTGTTCTTACTGTTACTACAACTGCTAGGAATTAATTTCACCGCTGCGTTGTTGTTCCACTTTTTTGGATTGTCTGCACGAGGAGTGCGTTATAAACGGGGCAAACGCTGGTTATTTCCTGTGGCATTGGTATTTACTGTAGCAGCAATAGCAAGCTTGCTAACCTGGCAGTTTACCAGTTCCCCCGATTTGCAACGCTCCACTCTTGCTCAACGCGCTAATGCCCAAATTGAGGAAGTTGTGAGCCAAAGCCCTCTAGTGACCTTGGTAGAGGCGAATGTTCGATTCACTCATGCGGACATCAAAGGGCAGAACACACTACTTTGTGTAGTCTACGTCCAACGGCGTAAGGATGCGATCGCATCTTCAGAGGCAATTCGTTTCCGCCTTACTCAAGCCATCCAAAACCGTTTACTACAACAGAATCTCAACATCACACCCCTTATTGATGTCAGTGTACTGGAACTTCCTACTAGCAACTGA
- a CDS encoding YihY/virulence factor BrkB family protein, with protein sequence MSLRQVWRLLKETFSEWQSNEVSLLASSLAYYTVFSLAPLMVMIVVILGVIYGETTAKQQIVDQMTEIVGEGGAQLLGTAIANMREDTRGDLFRLIFNFINHLLKLQQHFHVCHFLFTFVVNTKDNRVKRK encoded by the coding sequence ATGAGTTTAAGACAAGTTTGGAGACTTTTAAAAGAAACATTTTCAGAGTGGCAATCTAACGAAGTATCTCTCTTGGCATCATCCTTAGCTTATTACACAGTATTTTCTCTTGCACCTTTGATGGTGATGATCGTAGTAATCCTTGGTGTAATTTATGGAGAAACAACAGCGAAACAACAGATTGTTGACCAAATGACAGAAATAGTTGGCGAAGGAGGTGCACAATTACTTGGCACTGCAATTGCCAATATGAGAGAAGATACCCGTGGAGATCTGTTTAGACTGATTTTCAATTTTATAAATCATCTCTTAAAATTGCAACAGCATTTTCATGTTTGTCACTTTCTATTCACTTTTGTTGTCAATACTAAAGACAACAGGGTGAAAAGGAAATAA
- a CDS encoding phage holin family protein, which yields MLIVNFLLTWLVAALSLLLTAYFVPGFEFNTFGTAAIAALILGLVNAIVRPFLVILTLPLTIITLGLFLFVVNALMLWLVGFLVPGFVVAGFLPALLASVVLTIVSTVLGLLVRNVT from the coding sequence ATGTTGATAGTGAACTTCTTACTAACTTGGCTAGTTGCAGCTCTATCACTATTGCTTACAGCCTATTTTGTACCAGGCTTTGAGTTTAACACTTTTGGCACAGCTGCAATTGCCGCGTTGATTTTAGGCTTAGTCAATGCGATTGTTCGACCTTTTTTGGTGATTTTGACGCTTCCCCTTACAATTATCACGCTAGGTTTATTTCTTTTTGTCGTTAATGCGCTCATGCTTTGGCTGGTAGGATTCCTCGTTCCTGGTTTTGTTGTTGCTGGTTTCTTACCTGCATTGTTAGCTTCTGTTGTTCTGACGATTGTTTCTACAGTGCTGGGACTTTTAGTCAGAAATGTAACTTAA
- a CDS encoding DUF2382 domain-containing protein, whose amino-acid sequence MALVKLEEFYPDYREDYSDIDDIKGFDVYAQTNDKVGSVHDILVDEQTGKFRYFVVDTGFWIFGKKVLLPVGLADIRYTDKRIYAKGLTKEQVENLPNFDELEKVDYDYEEQVRGVYRGSVATSGMTQPAAYDRSTYNYEQEPSLYDINKQDSQSLKLYEERLIANKQRRKTGEVAVGKHVETDTARVAVPVEKERVIIERTNPTNATPTNPDKAFREGEVARMDIYEETPDFHKEAVVREEVRVKKVVEHDTAQAQETVRREELDLDSEGRPIVDK is encoded by the coding sequence ATGGCACTTGTAAAATTAGAAGAATTCTACCCCGACTATCGTGAAGATTACTCCGACATTGATGACATCAAGGGTTTTGATGTTTATGCTCAAACAAATGACAAAGTTGGTTCTGTTCACGACATTTTAGTTGATGAACAAACAGGTAAATTCCGCTATTTTGTAGTGGACACAGGTTTCTGGATTTTTGGTAAAAAAGTTTTGCTACCAGTTGGTCTTGCTGACATTCGTTACACTGACAAACGAATTTATGCCAAAGGTCTGACTAAAGAGCAAGTCGAAAACCTGCCTAACTTTGATGAATTGGAAAAGGTTGATTACGACTATGAAGAGCAAGTACGCGGAGTGTATCGTGGCTCAGTTGCTACTTCTGGTATGACTCAGCCTGCTGCTTATGACCGCAGCACTTACAATTACGAGCAGGAACCGTCACTTTACGACATTAACAAACAGGATAGCCAATCCTTGAAATTATACGAAGAACGATTAATTGCTAACAAGCAACGTCGTAAAACTGGGGAAGTTGCTGTTGGTAAACACGTAGAAACTGATACTGCTCGGGTTGCAGTACCGGTTGAAAAAGAGCGAGTTATAATTGAGCGCACAAATCCCACGAATGCTACACCAACCAATCCAGATAAAGCCTTTCGTGAAGGTGAAGTAGCCCGTATGGACATTTACGAAGAAACGCCCGATTTTCACAAAGAAGCTGTTGTGCGGGAAGAAGTCCGAGTTAAGAAAGTTGTAGAACATGACACAGCTCAAGCTCAGGAAACTGTTCGACGCGAAGAGCTTGATTTAGATAGTGAGGGTCGTCCGATTGTCGACAAGTAA
- a CDS encoding sodium:calcium antiporter, translated as MLLLIQVVLCIVLVVIVGTWLSRSADILAEKTGLGRTLVGAILLAGVTSLPELATGISAVAVFNAPDLAAGGIFGSCLFNLFILALLDIVTGPGPLFQRAHISHGLAAGLGSILLGIAAAGMLLAQSNYNLTLGWVGIPSILLFVVYFQSTRIIAQFERRRRAEVLEVEAEVFQYEHIKRQQAYLMFGLLSAAIVVLGVWLAFLGDRVAAVTGLGESFIGALLLAATTSLPEVVAGLAAIRLNAVDLAVSNIFGSNIFNMAILGVYDIAYFRGDLWSHISSVHIFTAIVALIMTSVAIVGLIYRAVRPSRLYISWDGLSLIALYIGGMYIIYRS; from the coding sequence ATGTTGCTTTTGATTCAGGTCGTTTTATGTATCGTTCTAGTAGTCATCGTAGGTACATGGCTTTCACGCAGCGCTGATATCCTGGCTGAAAAGACTGGTTTGGGACGTACTTTGGTTGGTGCGATCCTGCTGGCGGGTGTTACTTCCTTACCAGAGTTGGCAACAGGGATCAGCGCCGTTGCTGTGTTCAATGCACCGGATCTGGCAGCAGGAGGTATCTTTGGTAGTTGCTTGTTTAACCTGTTCATCCTGGCGCTACTGGATATCGTGACTGGGCCTGGACCCCTGTTTCAACGAGCGCACATCAGTCACGGATTGGCGGCTGGTTTGGGGTCTATATTGCTAGGTATTGCAGCTGCTGGGATGTTGCTTGCTCAAAGCAACTATAATTTGACTCTGGGCTGGGTTGGCATTCCCAGTATTTTACTGTTCGTAGTTTATTTCCAAAGCACACGCATAATTGCTCAGTTTGAGCGCCGAAGACGTGCTGAAGTGCTGGAGGTGGAAGCTGAAGTTTTTCAATATGAACATATCAAGCGCCAGCAGGCGTATCTGATGTTTGGGTTGCTTTCAGCAGCAATTGTGGTATTGGGGGTGTGGTTGGCATTTTTGGGCGATCGCGTTGCAGCAGTGACAGGATTGGGGGAAAGTTTTATCGGGGCATTACTGTTAGCAGCAACTACTTCACTACCGGAAGTTGTTGCTGGACTAGCAGCTATCCGACTCAATGCTGTGGATCTAGCAGTTTCCAACATCTTTGGTTCCAATATTTTTAATATGGCAATTTTGGGGGTTTACGACATAGCCTATTTCCGGGGCGATTTGTGGTCTCACATCAGTTCTGTGCATATCTTCACAGCAATTGTGGCATTGATAATGACTTCAGTGGCAATTGTTGGGTTAATTTACCGCGCTGTACGCCCATCACGACTGTACATCTCCTGGGATGGGCTGTCACTAATTGCCCTCTATATCGGCGGAATGTATATTATCTATCGCAGTTGA
- a CDS encoding OB-fold nucleic acid binding domain-containing protein, translating to MNKRVLFGLTLAAISAITIPTLPTLAQAQTKIGDLQQRANGTTVSGKVTQIVGNDFIIDDGTGQLIVDAGPRWWREINLKPGEQVTVTGELGRGGELDAFSITRADGSVIDIRPPQGPPPWAGGSNRNRPN from the coding sequence ATGAATAAACGAGTATTATTCGGCTTAACCTTAGCAGCAATTTCTGCAATTACAATTCCGACTTTGCCTACCTTGGCGCAGGCTCAAACCAAAATTGGTGATTTACAACAACGTGCCAACGGCACAACTGTATCTGGTAAAGTTACGCAAATTGTAGGTAATGATTTCATCATTGACGATGGTACAGGGCAACTAATTGTTGATGCCGGGCCGCGTTGGTGGCGTGAAATTAATCTTAAGCCTGGTGAGCAGGTTACTGTTACAGGTGAGTTGGGCAGAGGTGGTGAGTTAGATGCCTTTTCCATTACTCGTGCAGATGGTTCTGTAATTGATATTCGCCCACCTCAAGGCCCGCCACCTTGGGCGGGTGGTTCTAACCGCAACCGACCCAACTAG
- a CDS encoding GlsB/YeaQ/YmgE family stress response membrane protein, whose amino-acid sequence MNILAWIILGLLAGAIAKWIYPGSQGGGLLGTILLGIVGAFIGGTLFDLLQTGTLTFTAASLSLPGVIVAVLGAIIAIFLYYQFTRRAY is encoded by the coding sequence ATGAATATTTTAGCTTGGATTATTTTAGGTTTACTGGCAGGTGCTATTGCTAAATGGATTTATCCTGGTTCGCAAGGGGGCGGCTTGCTTGGAACCATACTTTTGGGAATTGTAGGAGCTTTTATCGGCGGAACTTTATTTGACCTTCTACAAACAGGAACACTCACTTTTACTGCCGCAAGTCTCTCGCTTCCGGGTGTAATTGTCGCAGTATTAGGTGCGATTATCGCTATCTTCTTGTATTATCAGTTTACCCGTAGAGCTTACTAA
- a CDS encoding fasciclin domain-containing protein, producing MSRIMVKNIKTQNCARSIKKFAFATGILLLPVFAACAPNDTAQVPPTTTPPATDVEDTPEQPPTTPTTPPATPGATVDEDIKGVVQANPSLTTLANLIDEADLEDKLDDDGPYTLFAPSDQAFAAIPEATRQRLLQPENRETLRQVLTYHVVPGNLTAEQLQSGEVKTLANNPVNVQVDQATNQVRVNNASVTQPDIQASNGVIHVVDQVIVPPNLNL from the coding sequence ATGTCTCGTATCATGGTGAAGAATATAAAGACTCAAAATTGTGCTCGAAGTATTAAAAAGTTTGCGTTTGCTACAGGTATTCTGTTACTGCCAGTTTTTGCAGCCTGTGCACCAAACGATACTGCTCAAGTCCCTCCAACAACTACACCACCTGCCACAGATGTAGAAGATACGCCTGAACAACCTCCAACTACTCCGACGACCCCTCCTGCAACTCCTGGTGCAACGGTGGATGAAGATATAAAGGGTGTTGTACAAGCTAATCCTTCATTGACAACACTTGCAAATCTGATTGATGAAGCAGATTTAGAAGACAAGTTAGATGATGATGGGCCTTATACCTTGTTCGCGCCTTCAGACCAAGCGTTTGCTGCTATCCCCGAAGCAACTCGACAGCGATTGCTTCAACCAGAAAACCGCGAGACTCTCAGACAGGTTTTGACCTATCACGTTGTTCCAGGTAACTTGACAGCCGAGCAACTTCAGTCTGGAGAGGTAAAAACTCTTGCTAATAATCCAGTCAACGTACAAGTTGATCAAGCAACTAACCAAGTTCGAGTTAACAATGCTAGCGTTACTCAGCCAGACATTCAAGCAAGTAACGGCGTCATTCATGTAGTTGACCAGGTAATTGTGCCCCCCAACTTAAACTTGTAA